A single region of the Oncorhynchus keta strain PuntledgeMale-10-30-2019 chromosome 37, Oket_V2, whole genome shotgun sequence genome encodes:
- the LOC118370325 gene encoding LOW QUALITY PROTEIN: MAGUK p55 subfamily member 4-like (The sequence of the model RefSeq protein was modified relative to this genomic sequence to represent the inferred CDS: substituted 1 base at 1 genomic stop codon), translating into MRQTVEAEVVMSSPRLSDHGLRQILSDVVEEVKHSINKEINGAELLYSLLNAPWLNSLLKVHECLRQHQREPPAPFLPYTTQLIQQILTDMRTVPNTSAEARELYSLLRGPHLQALISTHDMVAQKDYDPVLPPIPDNLPDDEEAMRIVCLVKNKQQLGATIKRNGITGEIFVARVIHGGLADRSGLLHAGDRITEVNGYSVNGLEPEQVIERLARSQGTLMFKVVPITDRPVNNQTILYVRAMADYSPQQDPAIPCAEAGMDFRKGDLLEIVDQSDSLWWQAKKLPSTSACAGLIPSTNLLRRKQKEFWWSQPYQPHTCIKPCEXSTVSLALSEEDLIDEKCVEADEEAFESEELREEEGEFSTNIEGIYLTGFRRSLRLCRRQSLSTGSSQQSFYTRSGYNALNNPYEEVVRYQRNPQDKHRLVALVGPSGVGVNELRRRLIKINPVTFQGAVPHTTRAARSYEESGKEYHFINRELFENMVYNNRFLEYGEYKDHFYGTSRDAVKDVLNSGRICVIDIEPHAIQSVRTHELKAYIIYVKPPTAERMKETRKDAQITTNYYDNRPFKEEDFQEMEEAARKMESHYCQFFDSVMVNDGLQDSCVQLLRAVRRAQDEPQWVPASWIRPTEEF; encoded by the exons ATGAGGCAGACTGTGGAAGCCGAGGTGGTGATGTCGTCCCCTAGACTGAGTGACCATG GGCTAAGGCAGATCCTGTCTGacgtggtggaggaggtgaaacATTCCATCAATAAGGAAATCAACGGGGCAGAGCTCCTATACAGCCTCCTCAACGCCCCCTGGCTCAACTCCCTGCTCAAA GTGCATGAGTGTCTGCGGCAACACCAGAGAGAGCCTCCTGCTCCCTTCCTAccgtacacaacacagctcatcCAACAG ATTCTGACTGACATGAGAACAGTTCCGAACACTTCTGCTGAGGCCAGGGAGCTTTACAGTCTCCTCAGGGGACCACACCTCCAG GCTCTGATATCAACCCATGATATGGTGGCCCAGAAGGATTATGACCCTGTGCTGCCTCCTATCCCTGACAACCTCCCTGACGATGAGGAGGCCATGAGGATAGTCTGTCTGGTGAAGAACAAGCAGCAGCTG ggaGCCACGATAAAGCGAAATGGGATAACAGGGGAGATCTTTGTGGCACGGGTGATCCATGGAGGACTGGCAGACCGCAGCG gtcTGCTACATGCAGGGGACAGGATCACAGAGGTGAATGGTTACTCTGTAAATGGCCTGGAGCCTGAGCAGGTCATTGAGAGACTG GCCCGGTCTCAAGGCACCCTCATGTTCAAAGTGGTTCCCAtcacagacagaccagtcaacaaCCAGACGATA CTGTATGTGCGTGCCATGGCAGACTACAGTCCCCAGCAGGACCCGGCCATCCCCTGCGCCGAGGCAGGTATGGACTTCAGGAAGGGAGACCTGCTGGAGATCGTGGACCAGTCAGACTCCCTCTGGTGGCAGGCCAAGAAACTACCCAGCACCTCGGCCTGTGCTGGCCTTATCCCCTCCACCAACCTGCTCAGGAGGAAACAGAAAGAGTTCTGGTGGTCTCAGCCCTACCAGCCGCACACCTGCATCAAACCCTGTGAGTAGAGTACAGTCTCAC TTGCTCTTTCAGAGGAAGACCTGATTGATGAAAAGTGTGTTGAAGCTG ATGAGGAAGCTTTTGAATCTG AGGAGCTAAGAGAAG AGGAGGGTGAGTTCAGCACTAACATCGAGGGGATCTATCTAACTGGGTTCAGACGTAGCCTGCGTCTGTGTCGGCGCCAGTCCCTAAGCACAGGCTCCAGTCAGCAGTCCTTCTACACACGCAGCGGCTACAATGCCCTCAACAACCCATACGAAGAGGTGGTACGATACCAGCGCAACCCGCAGGACAAACACCGCCTGGTTGCCCTCGTGG GTCCCTCTGGCGTTGGAGTGAACGAACTTCGCAGACGGTTAATCAAAATCAACCCAGTGACCTTTCAAGGGGCAGTGCCTC ACACAACACGAGCCGCGAGGAGCTATGAGGAGTCTGGTAAAGAGTATCACTTCATCAACAGGGAGCTGTTTGAGAACATGGTTTACAACAACAG GTTTCTGGAATACGGGGAGTACAAAGATCATTTCTACGGCACTAGTCGTGATGCTGTGAAGGATGTTTTGAACAGTGGAAGGATCTGTGTCATCGACATCGAGCCTCAT GCCATCCAGTCAGTGAGGACACATGAGCTTAAGGCCTACATTATCTATGTGAAGCCGCCCACCGCAGAACGCATGAAGGAGACCAGAAAGGACGCTCAGATCACCACCAATTACTATGATAACAGACCTTTCAAA GAGGAAGACTTCCAGGAGATGGAGGAGGCAGCCAGGAAGATGGAGTCTCACTACTGCCAGTTCTTTGACTCTGTGATGGTGAACGACGGGCTGCAAGACTCATGTGTTCAGCTACTGAGGGCTGTGAGGAGGGCTCAGGATGAGCCACAGTGGGTTCCTGCCAGCTGGATACGACCCACAGAGGAGTTTTGA